The following proteins are encoded in a genomic region of Notolabrus celidotus isolate fNotCel1 chromosome 19, fNotCel1.pri, whole genome shotgun sequence:
- the plpp1a gene encoding phospholipid phosphatase 1 isoform X2 produces the protein MFEARGIPFVLLDIVCLVLVGLPFVILTALHNPYRRGFFCNDDSIKYPYKEDTISHQLLGGVMIPVTILTMIFGECLSVYLKRLKSKSSFGSYVASVYKAVGTFLFGAAMSQSLTDIAKYSIGRLRPHFLDVCQPDWKKINCSSGAYIEEFTCTGDATMANEGRLSFYSGHSSFSMYCMLFLALYLQARLQAEWARLLRPTIQFFLIAATVYTGLSRVSDYKHHWSDVLAGLLQGALMALLVVFFVSDFFKPRVAPRQEADIPHTTLQETSTNGNFESPN, from the exons ATGTTCGAAGCTAGAGGAATCCCCTTTGTGCTGCTCGACATAGTCTGCCTGGTTCTAG TTGGACTGCCCTTTGTAATACTCACAGCGCTGCACAATCCTTACCGCCGAGGCTTTTTCTGTAATGATGATTCGATCAAGTACCCGTATAAAGAAGATACCATATCTCATCAGTTGTTAGGAGGTGTTATGATTCCCGTCACAATACTCACT ATGATCTTTGGCGAGTGTCTTTCAGTTTATCTAAAGCGCCTCAAGTCCAAGTCCTCATTCGGCAGCTATGTGGCCTCTGTTTACAAAGCTGTTGGTACCTTTTTGTTTGGTGCCGCGATGAGCCAGTCTCTGACCGACATAGCCAAGTATTCTATTGGCCGGCTCAGGCCGCACTTCCTGGACGTGTGCCAACCTGATTGGAAGAAGATCAACTGTTCATCAGGGGCTTACATTGAAGAATTCACCTGCACCGGAGACGCCACCATGGCCAACGAGGGCAG gCTTTCCTTTTACTCCGGccactcctccttctccatGTACTGCATGCTGTTCCTGGCA CTCTACCTGCAGGCTCGTCTCCAGGCTGAATGGGCAAGGCTGCTGAGACCCACAATCCAGTTTTTCCTGATCGCTGCCACAGTGTATACCGGGTTGTCGAGAGTGTCTGACTACAAACATCACTGGAGTGACGTGCTGGCTGGACTCCTTCAGGGTGCCCTCATGGCACTCCTGGTG GTCTTTTTCGTGTCTGACTTTTTCAAGCCACGTGTTGCTCCCCGTCAGGAGGCCGACATCCCACACACGACCCTACAGGAGACCTCGACGAATGGAAACTTTGAGAGTCCAAACTAA
- the plpp1a gene encoding phospholipid phosphatase 1 isoform X1: MFEARGIPFVLLDIVCLVLGGLPLAAFNLGKIRPYQRGFFCNDESIKYPFHHSTVTSTVLYTVGFSLPISCMIFGECLSVYLKRLKSKSSFGSYVASVYKAVGTFLFGAAMSQSLTDIAKYSIGRLRPHFLDVCQPDWKKINCSSGAYIEEFTCTGDATMANEGRLSFYSGHSSFSMYCMLFLALYLQARLQAEWARLLRPTIQFFLIAATVYTGLSRVSDYKHHWSDVLAGLLQGALMALLVVFFVSDFFKPRVAPRQEADIPHTTLQETSTNGNFESPN; the protein is encoded by the exons ATGTTCGAAGCTAGAGGAATCCCCTTTGTGCTGCTCGACATAGTCTGCCTGGTTCTAG GAGGTCTGCCTCTTGCGGCCTTTAACCTGGGTAAGATCCGCCCCTATCAGAGGGGCTTTTTCTGTAACGACGAAAGCATCAAGTACCCTTTCCACCACAGCACAGTCACCTCCACAGTGCTGTACACTGTGGGCTTCAGCCTGCCCATTAGCTGC ATGATCTTTGGCGAGTGTCTTTCAGTTTATCTAAAGCGCCTCAAGTCCAAGTCCTCATTCGGCAGCTATGTGGCCTCTGTTTACAAAGCTGTTGGTACCTTTTTGTTTGGTGCCGCGATGAGCCAGTCTCTGACCGACATAGCCAAGTATTCTATTGGCCGGCTCAGGCCGCACTTCCTGGACGTGTGCCAACCTGATTGGAAGAAGATCAACTGTTCATCAGGGGCTTACATTGAAGAATTCACCTGCACCGGAGACGCCACCATGGCCAACGAGGGCAG gCTTTCCTTTTACTCCGGccactcctccttctccatGTACTGCATGCTGTTCCTGGCA CTCTACCTGCAGGCTCGTCTCCAGGCTGAATGGGCAAGGCTGCTGAGACCCACAATCCAGTTTTTCCTGATCGCTGCCACAGTGTATACCGGGTTGTCGAGAGTGTCTGACTACAAACATCACTGGAGTGACGTGCTGGCTGGACTCCTTCAGGGTGCCCTCATGGCACTCCTGGTG GTCTTTTTCGTGTCTGACTTTTTCAAGCCACGTGTTGCTCCCCGTCAGGAGGCCGACATCCCACACACGACCCTACAGGAGACCTCGACGAATGGAAACTTTGAGAGTCCAAACTAA